The following proteins come from a genomic window of Ictalurus furcatus strain D&B chromosome 12, Billie_1.0, whole genome shotgun sequence:
- the eef1b2 gene encoding elongation factor 1-beta, with translation MGFGDLKTPAGLKVLNDFLADKSYIEGYVPSQADVAVFDALSGAPPTDLCHALRWFNHIKSYQKEKASLPGVKKPLGQYGPVGVEDTTSGAAPVKEEEEEDDDIDLFGSDEEEDEETKRIKEERLAAYNEKKSKKPALIAKSSILLDVKPWDDETDMSKLEECVRSIELDGLVWGQSKFVPVGYGIKKLQIACVVEDDKVGTDQLEELITAFEDYVQSMDVAAFNKI, from the exons ATGGGCTTTGGTGATCTGAAAACTCCTGCAGGCCTTAAAGTCTTAAATGACTTTTTGGCAGATAAGAGCTATATCGAGGG CTACGTACCATCCCAGGCTGATGTCGCTGTATTTGATGCGCTGTCTGGTGCTCCACCTACAGACCTGTGCCATGCTCTTCGCTGGTTCAACCATATCAAGTCTTACCAGAAAGAGAAGGCCAG CCTCCCAGGAGTGAAGAAGCCTCTGGGTCAGTACGGTCCTGTTGGTGTGGAGGACACGACCAGTGGCGCAGCTCCTgtgaaagaagaagaggaggaggatgatgacaTTGATCTGTTCGGTTCTGACGAAGAGGAG GATGAGGAGACCAAGAGGATCAAGGAGGAGAGACTAGCAGCCTACAATGAAAAGAAGTCTAAAa AGCCCGCCCTTATCGCCAAGTCCTCCATCCTTCTGGACGTCAAGCCTTGGGATGACGAAACGGATATGTCTAAGCTTGAGGAGTGTGTTCGCAGCATTGAGTTGGACGGTCTGGTTTGGGGCCAGT CCAAATTTGTGCCTGTCGGCTATGGCATTAAGAAGCTGCAGATCGCGTGCGTGGTAGAAGACGACAAAGTCGGAACCGATCAGCTGGAAGAGCTGATCACTGCTTTTGAAGACTATGTGCAGTCCATGGACGTTGCAGCTTTCAACAAGATTTAA
- the ndufs1 gene encoding NADH-ubiquinone oxidoreductase 75 kDa subunit, mitochondrial, with protein sequence MLRLPAVGRALAGAAHCKGNLTTPSNVRTSVRASSNLVEVFVDGKPVMVEPGTTVLQACEKVGVQIPRFCYHERLSVAGNCRMCLVEIERAPKPVAACAMPVMKGWNILTNSEKTRKAREGVMEFLLANHPLDCPICDQGGECDLQDQSMMFGSDRSRFTEGKRAVEDKNIGPLIKTIMTRCIQCTRCVRFASEIAGVEDLGTTGRGNSMQIGTYVEKMFMSELSGNVIDVCPVGALTSKPYAFTSRPWETRKTESIDVLDAVCSNIVVSTRGGEVMRVLPRLNEDINEEWISDKTRFAYDGLKRQRLTQPMIKDASGQLVPTSWEDVLTRVAGVLQGVQGSEIAAIAGGLVDAESLVALKDLLNKLDSEVLCTEEIFPMAGAGTDLRSNYLLNTRIAGIEECDLLLLIGTNPRYEASLFNARIRKSWLHNELQVSLVGHPVDLSYSYNHLGDSTQVLQEIAAGTHPYCQVLAQAKRPVVVVGSSCLQRADGAAILSAVSTIAQNARVSSGVDEGWKILNVLHRVASQVAALDLGYKPGVEAIRKNPPKVLFLLGADAGCITKADLPKGTFIIYQGHHGDVGATMADVILPGAAYTEKNGTYVNTEGRAQQTRVAVTPPGLARDDWKILRAISELAGVTLSYETLDEVRNRLAEVAPNLVRYDDVEEANYFKQANELAKAVNQSLLAEPLVPPQLSVKDFYMTDSISRASQTMAKCVKAVTEGAAAVEEPAIC encoded by the exons ATGTTGCGTTTGCCAGCAGTTGGTCGGGCCCTGGCTGGGGCAGCCCACTGTAAAGGGAACCTCACCACCCCTAGCAATG taaGGACATCAGTCCGGGCCTCGAGTAACCTGGTCGAGGTGTTTGTAGATGGCAAGCCTGTGATGGTGGAACCCGGGACGACTGTACTTCAG GCCTGTGAGAAAGTTGGAGTGCAGATTCCTCGTTTCTGTTACCACGAGCGTCTGTCTGTGGCAGGAAACTGCCGTATGTGTTTGGTGGAGATCGAACGAGCACCAAAG CCGGTTGCCGCATGTGCGATGCCCGTCATGAAAGGCTGGAACATACTGACGAACTCTGAAAAGACGCGAAAGGCCAG AGAGGGAGTCATGGAGTTCCTTCTTGCGAATCACCCTCTTGACTGTCCAATCTGTGATCAAGGAGGAGAGTGTGACTTGCAG GATCAGTCAATGATGTTTGGCTCGGACCGAAGTCGATTCACGGAGGGGAAGAGAGCAGTGGAAGACAAAAACATTGGTCCTCTTATCAAAACGATCATGACGCGTTGTATTCAGTGCACTCGCTGTGTCCG CTTCGCCAGTGAGATCGCCGGTGTGGAGGATCTAGGAACCACAGGACGTGGAAACAGCATGCAGATTGGCACTTATGTAGAGAAAATGTTCATGTCGGAGCTGTCCGGGAACGTGATCGACGTGTGTCCTGTTGGAGCGCTGACCTCAAAACCCTACGCTTTCACATCCCGACCCTGGGAGACAAG GAAGACCGAATCTATTGATGTGCTTGATGCGGTGTGTTCTAATATCGTGGTGAGCACGAGAGGTGGAGAGGTAATGAGGGTCCTGCCTCGCCTTAATGAAGACATCAACGAGGAGTGGATCTCGGACAAAACCAG GTTTGCCTATGATGGACTGAAGAGGCAGCGCCTGACCCAACCCATGATCAAGGATGCCAGCGGTCAGCTGGTGCCCACTTCCTGGGAGGATGTTCTTACACGTGTAGCTGGCGTG CTCCAGGGAGTCCAGGGCTCTGAGATTGCAGCTATTGCTGGTGGGTTGGTAGATGCAGAGTCTCTGGTAGCCTTGAAAGACCTGCTGAACAAACTGGACAGTGAAGTCCTCTGCACTGAGGAGATCTTCCCTATGGCTGGTGCTGG AACCGACCTGCGCTCTAATTACCTGCTGAACACCCGTATAGCTGGCATCGAAGAGtgcgatctgctgcttctgattggAACAAACCCACGCTATGAGGCTAGCCTCTTCAACGCACGAATCCGGAAGAG TTGGCTCCATAATGAGTTGCAAGTCTCTTTGGTGGGTCATCCAGTGGATCTTAGCTACTCTTACAATCACCTGGGTGATTCCACTCAGGTGCTGCAGGAGATCGCTGCCGGAACGCACCCATACTGCCAG GTGCTGGCCCAGGCCAAGCGGCCAGTAGTGGTGGTTGGAAGCTCTTGCCTCCAGAGGGCAGATGGTGCTGCCATCTTGAGTGCTGTATCTACAATTGCTCAGAATGCCCGTGTCAGCAGTGGGGTTGATGAGGGATGGAAGATCCTCAATGTGCTGCACAG agTGGCCAGTCAGGTGGCAGCACTGGATCTGGGTTATAAGCCTGGTGTAGAGGCAATCAGGAAGAACCCCCCCAAAGTGCTGTTCCTGCTGGGAGCTGATGCCGGCTGCATTACTAAAGCAGATCTGCCCAAAGGCACCTTCATTATCTATCAAG GTCACCATGGTGATGTAGGAGCCACCATGGCAGACGTCATCCTGCCTGGTGCAGCATACACTGAGAAGAATGGCACATACGTAAACACAGAGGGGCGTGCCCAACAAACCAGGGTGGCGGTTACCCCACCTGGTTTAGCTCGCGATGACTGGAAGATCCTTCGAGCGATCTCCgag CTGGCCGGAGTCACTCTGTCCTACGAGACATTAGACGAGGTGAGGAACAGACTGGCAGAGGTGGCCCCCAACCTGGTGCGTTATGATGATGTAGAGGAAGCAAACTACTTCAAACAGGCTAATGAGCTTGCTAAG GCTGTGAATCAGTCCCTGCTTGCAGAGCCTCTTGTTCCTCCTCAGCTTTCAGTGAAAGATTTCTACATGACAG aCTCCATCAGCAGGGCCTCCCAGACAATGGCAAAGTGTGTAAAGGCTGTGACCGAGGGAGCGGCAGCAGTAGAGGAGCCCGCTATCTGTTAA